In the Wyeomyia smithii strain HCP4-BCI-WySm-NY-G18 chromosome 2, ASM2978416v1, whole genome shotgun sequence genome, one interval contains:
- the LOC129722698 gene encoding ubiquitin carboxyl-terminal hydrolase isozyme L5: MADCAGDWCLIESDPGVFTELIREFGVEGVQVEELWSLDEEHFKNLEPVHGLIFLFKWVKDDEPAGSIVQDSRLEKIFFAKQVINNACATQAILSVLLNSSHADINLGSTLSDFKEFCISFDAYNRGLALSNASQIRTVHNSFARQTLFELDNKHANKDEDVFHFVGYVPVDGRLYELDGLKAGPIDLGAVGAGEDWLNVVRPIIEKRIQKYSEGEIHFNLMAIVSDRQLIYQRQIDALLKSGGEDEMETDTKQNEITRLRLLIEDEVAKRKRYKVENIRRKHNYLPLIVELLKILAQNGQLMPLYEKAKQRAAERETGKTEPQK; this comes from the exons ATGGCAGATTGCGCTGGCGATTGGTGCTTGATCGAAAGCGATCCGGGCGTGTTTACGGAATTGATACGAGAATTTG GGGTGGAGGGAGTCCAGGTGGAAGAACTGTGGAGCTTGGATGAAGAGCACTTCAAAAATCTAGAGCCGGTTCATGGGTTAATTTTCTTGTTCAAGTGGGTCAAAGATGATGAACCAGCAGGATCTATTGTGCAGGATAGCCGTCTGGAGAAGATATTCTTCGCTAAGCAGGTTATCAACAATGCCTGCGCAACACAGGCAATTCTTAGTGTTCTACTGAACAGCAGTCATGCAGACATCAATCTTGGTTCGACTTTATCTGATTTTAAAGAATTTTGcatttcttttgatgcttataaTCGAGGACTTGCTTTGAGTAATGCTTCGCAAATTCGTACGGTACATAATTCGTTCGCTCGTCAAACGTTGTTCGAACTGGACAACAAACATGCAAACAAAGATGAGGATGTTTTCCACTTTGTTGGCTATGTTCCAGTTGATGGCAGATTGTATGAACTGGACGGTTTGAAGGCGGGTCCGATTGATTTGGGTGCTGTTGGCGCTGGTGAGGATTGGCTCAATGTCGTGCGACCTATAATCGAAAAACGCATCCAGAAGTATAGCGAGGGAGAAATTCACTTCAACTTGATGGCGATTGTCTCTGACCGGCAGTTGATTTATCAACGCCAAATAGATGCACTCTTGAAATCCGGCGGAGAAGATGAGATGGAAACGGACACAAAACAGAATGAAATCACCAGGTTGCGTTTGTTGATTGAGGATGAGGTTGCTAAACGCAAGCGGTACAAGGTGGAGAATATTCGCCGCAAACATAACTATTTGCCGCTGATTGTAGAATTGCTAAAAATTTTAGCTCAGAATGGGCAGCTAATGCCGCTTTATGAGAAGGCTAAACAGCGAGCCGCTGAACGAGAAACAGGTAAAACGGAACCTCAGAAGTAA
- the LOC129719630 gene encoding queuine tRNA-ribosyltransferase accessory subunit 2 produces the protein MKLVLDKVTKCSGRAGILSGFERLPNVKFETPALITHTKGGSVPHLSKDVLSFVTSAPNLMQYSLTNTEHMAEAMSAAEQGIARFVAQQESVSLLTLKDPAEFCQPAFHEKDLVPIYGRSGRINLTAERFVELAEIYQPDIYVPLFDGDTDMNSSKKRNQRSVDRTEKFLLQCLEAHRTSDTLKRSSILAPIVGGYNMKLREQSLAFLDLHKDEFEGYLLAGLHLNGISACQIEREQVLSITTKICESLPVEKPRFIFGAFTPRITLELVSRGVDIFDTSYPYLKTQQHKALSFSFNTDDQNAEVIESELDLKDSRWSEDFKGLVNGCSCLTCTKHTRAYSHHLFNTREMLGPILLMIHNLHHYFEFFRAIRKHVANDTLPALIAHLNKQKEVTTKEENCSTNANETKLNEKNKHKKIKQ, from the exons ATGAAACTAGTTTTGGATAAAGTGACTAAGTGCTCTGGTCGAGCTGGAATATTAAGCGGATTTGAAAGGCTACCAAACGTTAAGTTTGAGACACCGGCATTGATAACACATACAAAG GGTGGAAGCGTACCACATCTTTCGAAAGATGTTCTCAGCTTCGTGACGTCTGCGCCAAATTTAATGCAATATTCCTTAACCAACACGGAACACATGGCAGAGGCAATGAGTGCTGCTGAACAAGGAATCGCTCGATTTGTCGCACAACAAGAATCGGTGTCCCTGTTAACTCTCAAAGACCCGGCGGAATTCTGTCAGCCAGCGTTTCATGAGAAAGATCTTGTCCCAATATATGGCCGCAGTGGAAGGATAAATTTAACCGCGGAACGGTTCGTTGAGTTAGCCGAAATTTATCAACCAGACATTTACGTTCCGTTGTTCGACGGTGACACTGACATGAACAGTTCGAAGAAGCGAAACCAACGATCGGTTGACAGAACGGAAAAATTTCTATTGCAGTGCCTGGAGGCACATCGTACTTCTGACACTCTTAAACGTTCAAGTATTCTGGCGCCTATAGTAGGAGGCTACAACATGAAGTTACGAGAGCAATCGTTGGCGTTTTTAGACCTACACAAAGACGAATTTGAGGGTTACTTGCTAGCGGGTCTCCATCTAAATGGTATATCAGCTTGCCAGATCGAGCGAGAACAAGTTTTGAGCATAACTACTAAAATTTGCGAAAGCTTACCAGTAGAAAAGCCACGCTTCATTTTCGGTGCCTTCACTCCCCGTATAACCCTCGAACTGGTGTCACGAGGAGTAGACATTTTCGACACCAGCTATCCCTATCTTAAAACACAACAACACAAAGCTTTATCTTTCAGTTTTAACACAGACGATCAAAATGCAGAAGTAATTGAGAGTGAACTAGACCTGAAGGATTCACGTTGGTCAGAAGATTTCAAAGGATTAGTAAACGGCTGTAGTTGCTTGACTTGCACAAAACACACAAGAGCGTACTCGCATCATTTATTCAACACACGAGAAATGCTAGGGCCAATCTTACTTATGAT ACATAATCTACATCACTATTTTGAGTTTTTCAGAGCCATACGAAAACATGTAGCCAATGATACTTTGCCAGCACTGATAGCACATTTGAACAAGCAAAAGGAAGTAACTACCAAAGAGGAAAATTGTTCAACTAATGCTAATGAGACtaaattgaatgaaaaaaataaacataaaaaaattaaacagtaA